One window from the genome of Acaryochloris thomasi RCC1774 encodes:
- a CDS encoding serine aminopeptidase domain-containing protein — MTQRSAKTIVYWPDNCAKAVVVLIHGLIRSARSLKQLRKRLLKQGFAVIGLNYPSRSANIVQLAEDGIPKALQAAAEIGEHLPVHFVTHSMGAILLRAYLKEHPEFSFGRAVMLGPPNKGSEVVDKLKGVPGFRLINGPAGFELSTGQDSTPKNLGPVTGCVGVIAGVKPINPLLSRLLPKPNDGKVSLASTKVEGMTDFLVVNASHTLMVDKREVIDQTLTFLQQGQFDHSAQRTS, encoded by the coding sequence GTGACGCAAAGGTCCGCAAAGACGATAGTTTACTGGCCAGACAACTGCGCAAAAGCAGTTGTCGTTCTCATACACGGTCTCATTCGTTCGGCAAGATCGCTCAAGCAACTGAGAAAACGCTTGCTCAAACAGGGCTTTGCCGTCATTGGTCTCAACTATCCCTCTCGGTCAGCGAATATTGTCCAACTCGCTGAAGACGGAATACCCAAAGCTCTGCAGGCGGCGGCTGAGATTGGTGAACACCTACCCGTTCATTTCGTAACGCACTCTATGGGCGCTATCTTGCTGCGCGCTTATCTAAAAGAACATCCTGAATTCAGTTTTGGTCGTGCGGTTATGTTGGGGCCTCCGAATAAAGGTAGCGAAGTCGTCGATAAACTCAAAGGGGTTCCGGGATTTCGTCTCATCAACGGACCGGCAGGTTTTGAACTGAGTACCGGCCAAGATAGCACGCCTAAAAATCTGGGTCCTGTAACGGGTTGTGTTGGCGTTATTGCCGGAGTTAAGCCCATCAACCCACTGCTCTCACGACTATTGCCCAAGCCCAACGATGGCAAGGTCTCGCTGGCTAGCACCAAAGTTGAAGGGATGACGGATTTTCTCGTCGTTAATGCTTCCCATACCTTGATGGTGGATAAAAGAGAGGTCATTGATCAAACCCTCACCTTTCTTCAGCAAGGACAGTTTGACCACAGTGCTCAACGCACTTCGTAA
- a CDS encoding GrpB family protein, which translates to MDKVVIVEYNLQWPVLFTQEAATISNALDDTLVKRIEHFGSTAVPGLAAKPIVDLLVEVRSLTEAQESVIQPLAALGYAYWSDNPDPERMFFVKGLPPNGPRTHHIHMVEADSVLWERLTFRDYLRSHPAEAEQYLQLKSQLAAQFSTDREAYTAGKTAFIQSMTQIAKQWKASSMTVDA; encoded by the coding sequence ATGGATAAAGTCGTGATCGTTGAATATAATCTCCAGTGGCCTGTATTGTTTACGCAGGAAGCTGCAACCATCTCCAATGCTTTAGATGACACGTTAGTGAAGCGCATTGAACATTTTGGGAGTACTGCAGTTCCTGGATTAGCAGCAAAACCAATTGTTGATTTGCTCGTCGAGGTACGTTCCCTAACCGAGGCTCAGGAATCAGTAATACAGCCACTTGCCGCCTTGGGCTATGCCTATTGGTCAGATAACCCTGATCCAGAGCGAATGTTTTTTGTGAAAGGTTTACCGCCGAATGGTCCTCGGACCCACCACATACATATGGTGGAAGCGGATAGTGTGCTTTGGGAGCGCCTGACTTTTCGAGACTATCTCCGCAGTCATCCGGCAGAAGCGGAGCAATACTTGCAGTTGAAAAGTCAGTTGGCAGCTCAGTTTTCAACAGATCGTGAAGCCTATACTGCCGGTAAGACGGCTTTTATTCAATCCATGACGCAGATCGCTAAGCAATGGAAAGCTAGCTCGATGACGGTAGACGCTTAG
- a CDS encoding aminotransferase class I/II-fold pyridoxal phosphate-dependent enzyme — translation MGESANHVADLSAAEKRELLAQLLTEKAAGSLQIPAEACHFDLFPEVQQLHQQQEQIQLLGIQNPYFSTHTGTALNTTTIAGRELINFATYNYLGLSGHPIVSAAAKEAIDCYGTSVSASRVASGEKPLHLELEHSIAKLIGVEDCVTFVAGHATNVTTISHLFGPNDLILYDALSHNSVIQGCQLSGARAIAFPHSNSAALETLLQKQRQQYRRVLIVIEGIYSADGDIPPLPDFIKLKQRYKTFLMVDEAHSIGVLGQHGRGISEYFGIDPTDVDVWMGTLSKSFASCGGYIAGSKTLVDYLKCTAPGFVYSIGMSPANTAAALAALEQLSAEPERVAQLHERSQFFLELARSKGLNTGTSQHSAIVPVIVGDTLKAFRLSQILFQMGINVQPMIYPSVPKNEDRLRFFISCLHTEDQLRTTVSAVSAALEQIDHEDAP, via the coding sequence ATGGGTGAGTCTGCTAACCATGTTGCCGACTTATCTGCGGCTGAAAAGCGAGAGCTATTGGCGCAGCTTCTAACAGAGAAGGCTGCGGGTTCGCTGCAGATTCCGGCCGAGGCTTGTCACTTTGACTTATTTCCTGAAGTGCAGCAGCTGCACCAGCAGCAGGAACAGATTCAACTGCTTGGCATTCAAAATCCTTATTTCTCAACGCATACGGGGACTGCACTCAATACGACCACCATTGCCGGTCGTGAACTTATCAATTTTGCGACCTACAACTATCTAGGGCTCTCGGGTCATCCCATTGTGTCGGCGGCGGCCAAGGAGGCTATTGATTGCTACGGTACTTCGGTCTCGGCTAGTCGAGTTGCCTCTGGTGAGAAGCCTTTGCACCTAGAGCTAGAACACAGTATTGCGAAGCTGATTGGGGTAGAAGATTGCGTCACGTTTGTGGCGGGTCATGCGACGAATGTCACCACGATTAGTCATCTTTTTGGTCCGAACGATCTGATTCTCTATGATGCGCTCAGTCATAACAGCGTCATTCAAGGCTGTCAGCTATCTGGGGCACGTGCGATCGCATTTCCCCACAGCAATAGCGCAGCCCTAGAAACTCTTTTGCAAAAGCAGCGCCAGCAATATCGACGCGTCTTAATTGTCATTGAAGGAATTTACAGTGCCGATGGCGATATCCCCCCGCTGCCAGACTTTATCAAGCTAAAACAGCGCTATAAGACTTTTTTGATGGTTGATGAAGCGCATTCCATTGGCGTATTAGGGCAACATGGGCGCGGCATCAGCGAATACTTTGGCATTGATCCGACCGACGTTGATGTGTGGATGGGGACGCTAAGCAAATCCTTCGCTAGCTGTGGTGGCTATATTGCAGGCAGCAAAACCCTTGTAGACTATCTCAAATGCACTGCTCCCGGCTTTGTCTACAGCATCGGCATGTCTCCGGCAAACACAGCGGCGGCATTGGCGGCCTTAGAGCAGCTCAGCGCTGAACCAGAACGGGTTGCCCAGCTCCATGAGCGATCGCAGTTTTTTCTCGAGCTAGCCCGATCTAAGGGACTGAATACGGGCACGAGCCAGCACTCTGCGATTGTGCCGGTTATTGTCGGCGATACCTTAAAAGCTTTTCGGCTCTCTCAGATACTGTTTCAGATGGGGATCAACGTTCAGCCGATGATTTACCCTAGCGTTCCCAAGAATGAAGATCGCCTCCGCTTTTTCATTAGCTGTCTACACACCGAGGACCAGTTACGGACCACCGTTTCTGCTGTATCTGCAGCTCTAGAGCAGATCGATCACGAAGACGCTCCCTAA
- the miaE gene encoding tRNA-(ms[2]io[6]A)-hydroxylase has protein sequence MVATSPTPTIKFLKQPTSKAWVELAIANLDTILLDHSHCERKAAGVALNMMFRYPSYNKLVRTLTAIAQEELAHFEQVNQWLDKREIPFSPLGAPPYGSQLSSQVRRQEPERLLDMLLVSGLIEARSHERLGLLADHIEDSELAAFYRGLMASEARHYGAYWVLATTYFETDVVNQRLAELAEFESNLLSELHPHPRVHS, from the coding sequence ATGGTTGCCACCTCTCCAACGCCCACAATTAAGTTTCTCAAGCAGCCTACCTCTAAGGCTTGGGTTGAGCTTGCGATCGCAAATCTAGACACCATCCTCCTCGATCACTCTCACTGCGAACGCAAAGCAGCCGGAGTCGCGCTGAACATGATGTTCCGCTATCCCTCTTACAACAAGCTGGTGCGGACCTTAACAGCCATAGCCCAAGAAGAGCTGGCTCATTTTGAGCAGGTCAACCAGTGGCTTGATAAGCGAGAGATTCCCTTTAGCCCCCTGGGCGCACCACCCTATGGCTCTCAGCTCAGCTCCCAAGTCCGCCGTCAAGAACCCGAGCGCTTGTTAGATATGCTGCTGGTCTCAGGCTTGATTGAAGCCCGAAGCCACGAACGCTTGGGGCTACTGGCAGACCACATTGAAGATTCGGAGCTGGCCGCATTTTATCGGGGGCTGATGGCCTCAGAGGCCCGTCACTACGGTGCATACTGGGTTTTAGCCACGACCTATTTTGAAACGGATGTGGTGAATCAGCGCTTAGCAGAACTGGCTGAGTTTGAAAGTAATTTGCTCTCTGAGCTGCACCCGCATCCCCGCGTCCATAGTTGA
- a CDS encoding type IV pilin-like G/H family protein, with product MAYLFNHSRVIIRVAASFCGVMVVGCSWFGDSSQPPVSTTDPGATPTSPAASELPGGEEPTPSTAKVEQPSTGAETPSIEPATNKPSPLPKEEQQVVSQAVKEAEKQGNIARQDTGKTYLDNILLLQQTERFVGGTFVPNLGQLSDEVPKETTEYQFKVLRADTKEAVVVAIAKIPGITSYVGAAYSIEGSTPISGICRSNLPAQQAPKPPKLAGKSIQCASGSTAVE from the coding sequence ATGGCATATCTATTCAATCATTCGAGAGTAATCATAAGGGTTGCAGCCAGCTTCTGTGGCGTCATGGTGGTGGGCTGCTCTTGGTTTGGGGACAGCTCTCAGCCTCCAGTGAGTACAACCGATCCTGGAGCGACACCTACCAGCCCAGCGGCGAGTGAATTACCCGGTGGTGAGGAGCCAACGCCTTCAACGGCGAAGGTGGAGCAGCCGTCAACGGGGGCAGAAACGCCATCAATAGAACCGGCGACGAACAAGCCCAGTCCACTGCCGAAGGAAGAACAGCAGGTTGTGAGTCAGGCGGTCAAGGAAGCTGAAAAGCAGGGCAATATTGCGCGGCAAGACACGGGCAAGACCTATCTCGACAATATTTTGCTGCTTCAGCAAACGGAACGATTTGTGGGGGGCACGTTTGTCCCAAACCTAGGGCAGCTCTCTGACGAAGTACCCAAGGAAACGACGGAGTATCAGTTCAAGGTGCTCAGGGCTGACACGAAGGAAGCGGTGGTGGTTGCGATCGCAAAGATCCCTGGCATCACGAGCTATGTGGGGGCCGCCTACAGCATTGAAGGCAGTACGCCGATCAGTGGTATCTGCCGGAGCAATCTACCGGCACAACAGGCACCGAAGCCTCCGAAGCTGGCGGGTAAATCAATTCAGTGTGCATCGGGTTCCACTGCGGTTGAGTAA
- the ruvC gene encoding crossover junction endodeoxyribonuclease RuvC, with protein MNQRILGLDPGLASLGFGSLSLPESGTDFTLLDFGIIQTKAGVEVSLRLQTIYDDLHCVLKEAQPDLVAIEKLFFYKMANTILVAQARGVVLLVLAQCQVPYVEFTPAQVKQALTGHGNADKHDVQAAVARELKLDKIPRPDDAADALALALTAWFQR; from the coding sequence GTGAATCAGAGGATTCTAGGACTCGATCCAGGACTGGCCTCACTCGGGTTTGGTAGCCTGAGTTTGCCTGAGTCAGGGACAGATTTTACCCTTTTGGATTTTGGTATTATTCAGACCAAAGCTGGCGTGGAAGTCAGTCTGCGTCTACAGACCATCTATGACGATCTGCATTGCGTTCTGAAAGAAGCCCAGCCTGATTTAGTCGCTATCGAAAAGCTGTTTTTCTATAAGATGGCGAACACCATTTTGGTCGCCCAGGCGCGGGGCGTTGTGTTGCTGGTGCTGGCGCAGTGCCAGGTGCCCTATGTTGAGTTCACACCCGCTCAGGTGAAGCAGGCGCTCACCGGCCACGGGAATGCTGATAAGCATGATGTTCAGGCAGCCGTGGCTCGGGAACTGAAGCTAGACAAGATTCCGCGGCCTGATGATGCTGCCGATGCGCTGGCCCTGGCCCTGACGGCTTGGTTTCAGCGATAG
- a CDS encoding glyoxalase-like domain protein, with product MGVFGPLLALDGLLSTQGVMVMLLVAYAGAMWMFLSSAPKVHTLMVSDLEVARQFFENELQLRTADVPLHYYYNYEQTLGLSAVDPIYMSAVDLGTPASKSFSGNEGLWFQLKKNVQLHVITGASIGEKDRQRHVCFDHDCLEKILVRVQTRYVKYKLRSEMPLNFLVKTLDGSVIEFSEVSA from the coding sequence ATGGGTGTATTTGGACCTTTGTTAGCGCTTGATGGCCTACTTTCGACCCAGGGCGTGATGGTCATGCTGCTGGTGGCCTATGCCGGTGCGATGTGGATGTTTTTATCCAGCGCTCCGAAGGTGCATACGCTAATGGTGTCGGACTTGGAGGTTGCGCGCCAGTTTTTTGAAAATGAGCTGCAGTTGCGAACAGCAGATGTACCGCTGCACTATTACTACAACTACGAGCAAACGCTAGGACTATCGGCTGTAGATCCCATTTATATGTCGGCGGTGGATCTGGGTACCCCTGCGAGCAAAAGCTTTAGCGGCAATGAAGGGCTGTGGTTTCAGCTTAAGAAAAATGTCCAGCTCCACGTGATTACGGGGGCAAGTATTGGCGAGAAAGATCGGCAGCGCCACGTTTGCTTTGATCACGATTGCTTAGAGAAAATTTTGGTGCGAGTGCAGACTCGCTACGTGAAATATAAGCTCCGCAGCGAAATGCCGCTCAATTTCCTGGTCAAAACTCTGGACGGCAGCGTCATTGAATTTTCTGAGGTCTCTGCATAG
- a CDS encoding GNAT family N-acetyltransferase produces the protein MLQTFKDFVIRDWQTTDRIPASEVIRTVLTEYGLGWEPDGADIDVVEVEKHYRLGEFWVVEHQGAVVGTAAYYPVPRGEQAVEIRKMYLQPQVRGGGLGRFLLRSLESRISEQGFRQIWVETASVLVEAVQLYETSGYKAETGVETVRCDRIYTKRLPSSS, from the coding sequence ATGCTGCAGACTTTCAAGGACTTTGTAATTCGAGATTGGCAGACGACAGATCGCATCCCTGCTTCTGAGGTCATCCGCACTGTCTTGACTGAATATGGGCTGGGCTGGGAACCCGATGGTGCGGATATAGACGTCGTTGAAGTCGAAAAGCACTATCGGCTAGGTGAATTTTGGGTTGTGGAGCATCAGGGTGCCGTGGTCGGCACAGCGGCCTACTACCCCGTTCCGCGAGGAGAGCAGGCGGTGGAGATTCGTAAAATGTATCTGCAGCCCCAGGTGAGGGGGGGCGGACTGGGGCGATTTTTGTTGCGATCGCTAGAATCTAGAATTTCAGAACAAGGCTTTCGGCAAATTTGGGTGGAGACCGCTTCCGTGTTGGTGGAAGCGGTGCAGTTGTATGAGACCAGTGGTTACAAAGCGGAGACTGGCGTGGAGACAGTGAGATGCGATCGCATCTACACTAAGCGTCTACCGTCATCGAGCTAG
- a CDS encoding zinc-dependent dehydrogenase, which translates to MKAQVFRGVNQLSYEEVPQPELAADEVLVQVKVVGLCQSDIKKILYPLYEPPRIFGHETAGVISAVGADVERWKVGQRVIVLHHIPCMHCDYCLNDNFSMCDVYKNITTTAGFTPSGGGFAEYVKVPGHIVRQGGLMEIPSEITFEQASFVEPTNCCLKAVKKANIQPGQTVLITGAGPIGLMFIMLVNHFGARAIATDLLPSRIEKAKEVGATAAFDARDSDLPQKIQDLTRGLGVDVTILAVPSDKAFFQALDCTRKGGKILFFAEFPDQIEIPINPNLLYRREIDLMGSYSSSFRLQQLAADIVFQKNIDVDALVSDRYPLSKLATAVEQATAPTAETYKILLYPEEA; encoded by the coding sequence ATGAAAGCGCAGGTATTTCGAGGGGTCAACCAGCTCAGCTATGAAGAGGTTCCACAACCCGAGCTAGCCGCAGATGAGGTTTTAGTGCAGGTTAAAGTTGTCGGGCTTTGCCAGTCAGATATCAAGAAAATTCTCTATCCCCTCTACGAACCACCTCGTATCTTTGGTCATGAAACCGCAGGCGTTATCTCTGCCGTTGGTGCAGATGTTGAACGCTGGAAAGTGGGGCAGCGGGTAATTGTGCTGCACCATATTCCCTGCATGCACTGTGACTATTGCCTCAATGACAATTTCTCGATGTGTGACGTTTACAAAAACATCACGACTACCGCTGGGTTCACTCCTAGCGGCGGCGGGTTTGCTGAATATGTGAAAGTACCGGGTCACATTGTCCGCCAAGGCGGGTTAATGGAAATCCCCAGCGAGATTACTTTTGAGCAGGCCAGCTTTGTAGAGCCGACCAATTGCTGTCTGAAGGCGGTTAAGAAAGCTAATATTCAGCCCGGTCAAACGGTTCTGATTACAGGGGCCGGTCCCATTGGCCTAATGTTTATCATGCTGGTGAATCACTTTGGGGCACGTGCGATCGCAACAGATCTTCTCCCCAGTCGCATCGAAAAAGCCAAAGAAGTGGGCGCAACAGCTGCCTTTGACGCCCGAGACTCAGATCTTCCGCAGAAAATCCAAGACCTCACGCGAGGCTTAGGCGTCGATGTCACCATTCTCGCCGTTCCGAGTGATAAAGCTTTCTTTCAGGCCCTCGACTGTACCCGTAAAGGGGGCAAAATTCTATTCTTTGCTGAATTCCCCGATCAGATTGAAATCCCCATCAATCCCAATTTGCTCTATCGACGTGAGATTGATTTGATGGGCAGCTACAGCTCCTCATTCCGACTACAGCAGCTGGCTGCCGACATCGTGTTTCAAAAGAATATTGATGTTGATGCTCTGGTGAGCGATCGCTATCCCCTCAGCAAGTTGGCTACGGCTGTTGAACAAGCCACTGCCCCCACCGCCGAAACCTATAAAATTCTTCTGTACCCTGAAGAAGCTTAA
- a CDS encoding acyl carrier protein, with amino-acid sequence MSLQKQSTPPQNVIDSDANQPSIEDIQAWLSSHLAEELEIEVQSVKPDRDFTEYGLNSITMINLSGELESFLGCRIDPTLVLNYPNIQLLSEQLMQQSSLSAPSRSPQQQEAERMLTQVDQMSDEEVEGLLGNLLAENEHG; translated from the coding sequence ATGTCCCTGCAAAAACAGTCTACCCCTCCCCAGAATGTGATCGATAGTGATGCAAATCAGCCTTCAATTGAGGACATTCAGGCTTGGTTGAGCTCCCACTTGGCGGAGGAACTAGAAATTGAAGTGCAGTCTGTCAAGCCAGATAGAGACTTTACTGAGTATGGATTAAACTCCATAACCATGATTAACCTTTCTGGGGAACTGGAAAGCTTTCTAGGGTGTCGTATAGACCCGACACTGGTATTGAATTATCCCAATATTCAATTATTGTCAGAACAGTTGATGCAGCAGAGTTCGCTCTCAGCTCCGTCAAGGAGTCCGCAGCAGCAAGAAGCTGAGCGAATGCTGACGCAGGTTGACCAGATGAGTGACGAAGAGGTGGAAGGACTGTTGGGTAATCTCTTAGCAGAAAATGAGCATGGGTGA
- a CDS encoding D-alanyl-D-alanine carboxypeptidase translates to MHKLSQVSAHPARLRAVLAVLAALTIGSLFTSEATALPTTIPASQEIQTLDPSQPRAWSNSSCATSLPQTVHSILNRSYVAQRGWGVLVTSLDQGTVLYSHNADRHFIPASNTKILTTAAALQSLGPSFPMGSKPLSEWVNTINTYSNNRSADFLLRKIGGQQTVRNRLLGDLGVDPSQYRQKDGSGLSRYNLASPATLVTTLRGMSRTPNWSTFYHSLPSAGESGTLRNRLKPLRGQVRAKTGTLRGVRALSGYLQHPDYGPLAFSILANQSSRSGSVLVRTIDEIVVNMARSRPCGYGSTSL, encoded by the coding sequence ATGCACAAACTTTCTCAGGTGTCTGCGCACCCCGCTCGATTGCGCGCGGTGCTGGCTGTCCTAGCGGCCCTCACGATTGGTTCTCTCTTCACTTCAGAAGCAACAGCACTCCCGACAACAATCCCAGCAAGCCAAGAGATTCAGACCCTAGATCCATCTCAGCCTCGTGCATGGAGCAATAGTTCTTGTGCCACATCTCTGCCCCAGACGGTGCATTCAATTCTTAATCGCTCCTACGTGGCACAGCGTGGATGGGGAGTTTTGGTGACGTCGTTGGATCAGGGAACGGTCCTGTACAGCCACAATGCCGATCGCCACTTTATTCCGGCATCTAATACAAAAATTTTGACGACGGCTGCGGCCCTGCAGTCACTAGGCCCTTCATTCCCGATGGGTTCTAAGCCACTGAGCGAGTGGGTTAATACCATCAACACCTACAGCAACAATCGTTCTGCTGACTTCCTATTGCGTAAGATTGGGGGACAGCAAACTGTCCGCAACCGCTTGTTGGGAGATCTCGGCGTTGATCCAAGCCAGTACCGACAGAAGGATGGGTCGGGATTATCAAGATACAACCTCGCTTCACCCGCGACATTGGTCACTACTCTGCGGGGCATGAGCCGAACGCCCAACTGGTCAACGTTCTATCATTCGCTGCCCAGCGCTGGAGAGAGCGGTACGCTGAGAAATCGCCTGAAGCCATTGAGAGGTCAGGTACGGGCAAAGACGGGAACGCTACGCGGTGTGAGGGCGCTGTCTGGGTATCTCCAGCATCCTGACTATGGACCGCTAGCGTTCAGCATTTTGGCGAATCAGTCTTCTCGGTCTGGTTCGGTTTTAGTGCGGACGATTGATGAGATTGTTGTTAATATGGCTCGCTCTCGGCCCTGTGGCTATGGATCTACGTCGCTCTAA
- the tkt gene encoding transketolase gives MVVATQSLDQLCINSIRFLAIDAVEKAKSGHPGLPMGAAPMAFVLWDKIMRFNPKNPQWFNRDRFVLSAGHGCMLQYALLHLSGYDSVTIDDIKSFRQWGSRTPGHPENFETPGVEVTTGPLGQGICNGVGLAMAEAHLAGRLNKPDATLVDHYTYVILGDGCNMEGVSGEACSLAGHLGLGKLIALYDDNHISIDGSTDISFTEDVSKRFEAYGWHVQHVENGNTDLDAIQKAIEAAKAVTDRPSMIKVTTTIGYGSPNKSDSAGIHGAALGDEEIKLTRENLGWEHEPFVIPDDVLSHFRKAVDRGASAEAEWNETLATYRTQYPEEAALFDRMQKGELPANWEAALPTYTSADKTLATRKHSEITINALAGVIPEMLGGSADLTHSNLTEIKGEGNFQKGTYGNRNLRFGVREHGMGAICNGIVLHNSGLIPYCATFLVFADYMRAAIRLSALSEAGVIYVMTHDSIGLGEDGPTHQPVETIASLRVIPNLIVMRPAEGTETSGAYQVAIANRKRPTLIALSRQGLPDYDNSSIEGVTKGAYVLSDSDGTPDLILIGTGSEVQLCTKAADQLRGEGKKVRVVSMPSWELYDEQDDAYKESVLPKAVKKRLSVEAGCDFGWSRYVGSEGASIGVDGFGASAPGGLVMEKYGFTVENVVAKAKEVLG, from the coding sequence ATGGTTGTTGCCACCCAATCTTTAGATCAACTGTGCATTAATTCCATTCGCTTTTTAGCCATTGATGCGGTCGAGAAGGCGAAGTCGGGTCACCCGGGGTTACCAATGGGGGCAGCACCGATGGCCTTTGTGCTGTGGGATAAGATCATGCGGTTTAATCCCAAAAATCCACAGTGGTTTAACCGCGATCGCTTCGTTCTCTCTGCGGGCCACGGCTGCATGCTGCAGTACGCCCTTCTGCATTTGTCAGGCTATGACAGCGTCACCATCGACGACATTAAGAGCTTTCGGCAATGGGGGTCAAGAACACCGGGGCACCCTGAGAATTTTGAGACACCCGGAGTAGAGGTCACGACCGGACCTTTGGGGCAGGGCATCTGTAACGGCGTTGGTCTAGCGATGGCGGAGGCTCATTTAGCGGGTCGATTGAACAAGCCTGATGCAACACTCGTCGATCACTACACCTACGTTATCTTGGGCGATGGCTGCAACATGGAGGGGGTTTCGGGTGAAGCCTGCTCTTTAGCGGGACACTTGGGTCTTGGTAAGCTGATTGCACTCTACGACGACAATCACATCTCTATTGACGGCTCTACAGATATCTCATTCACGGAAGATGTCAGCAAGCGTTTCGAAGCCTATGGGTGGCACGTGCAGCATGTCGAGAACGGCAATACTGATTTAGACGCGATTCAGAAAGCAATTGAGGCCGCAAAGGCCGTCACCGATCGTCCGTCCATGATTAAGGTGACCACCACGATTGGATATGGCTCTCCTAATAAGTCTGATTCCGCCGGGATTCACGGTGCAGCCTTAGGTGATGAGGAGATCAAGCTTACCCGTGAGAATTTAGGCTGGGAGCATGAGCCGTTTGTGATTCCTGATGACGTTCTCTCTCATTTTCGTAAGGCGGTTGATCGCGGTGCCAGCGCTGAGGCGGAGTGGAATGAGACGTTAGCGACCTACCGCACTCAGTATCCTGAGGAAGCGGCGCTCTTTGATCGGATGCAAAAGGGTGAGCTGCCCGCAAACTGGGAAGCGGCACTACCGACCTATACCAGTGCAGATAAGACCCTGGCAACGCGGAAGCACTCCGAGATCACAATCAATGCTTTGGCGGGTGTCATCCCTGAAATGCTGGGCGGCTCTGCTGACCTAACCCACTCTAATTTGACTGAAATTAAGGGTGAGGGGAATTTCCAGAAGGGTACCTACGGTAATCGCAACCTCCGGTTTGGTGTGCGGGAACACGGTATGGGAGCGATCTGTAACGGGATTGTGCTCCACAACTCGGGCTTGATTCCCTATTGTGCAACGTTCTTGGTCTTTGCTGACTATATGCGGGCGGCGATTCGCCTTTCGGCACTGTCTGAGGCGGGCGTAATTTACGTCATGACCCACGACTCCATTGGTTTGGGTGAAGATGGTCCGACGCACCAGCCGGTGGAAACCATTGCGTCGCTGCGGGTGATTCCAAATCTAATTGTGATGCGTCCTGCTGAAGGAACGGAGACTTCTGGGGCCTATCAGGTTGCGATCGCAAACCGTAAGCGCCCCACTCTAATCGCTCTTTCCCGTCAGGGACTGCCTGATTACGATAATTCCTCTATCGAAGGGGTCACCAAGGGAGCCTATGTCCTGTCCGACAGCGACGGTACGCCAGACTTAATCTTGATCGGAACCGGCAGTGAAGTACAGCTCTGCACAAAAGCAGCTGACCAGCTACGCGGTGAAGGTAAGAAGGTTCGGGTCGTCTCGATGCCTTCCTGGGAGCTATATGACGAACAGGATGACGCCTATAAAGAGTCTGTGCTGCCTAAAGCCGTTAAGAAGCGTCTTTCTGTAGAGGCTGGCTGTGACTTCGGCTGGAGCCGCTATGTTGGTTCTGAAGGAGCTTCCATTGGCGTGGATGGCTTTGGTGCCTCTGCCCCTGGTGGTCTGGTCATGGAGAAGTATGGCTTCACTGTAGAAAACGTTGTCGCGAAAGCGAAGGAAGTACTGGGCTAA